A genomic segment from Streptomyces sp. NBC_01233 encodes:
- a CDS encoding UDP-N-acetylmuramoyl-tripeptide--D-alanyl-D-alanine ligase yields MIALSLAEIADITGGRPHDIPDPSAQVTGPVVYDSREVRPGSLFAAFVGERVDGHDYAERALAAGAVGVLATRPVGVPAIVVPDVVAALGALARAVVARLGTDVVALTGSAGKTSTKDLIAQVLQHHAPTVWTPGNLNNEIGLPITTLRVTEETQHLVLEMGARGIGHISYLTGLTPPRIGLVLNVGTAHIGEFGGREQIAQAKGELVEALPAEAEGGVAVLNADDLLVRAMAGRTKARTVLFGEAEDAEVRATEVRMTDRGQASFTLRTPTGCSDVTLRLYGEHHVSNALAAAAVAHVLGMSAPEIATALSGAGTLSRWRMEVTERADGVTIVNDAYNANPESMRAALRALAAMGGAGRANGGRTWAVLGPMAELGDEALAEHDAVGRLVVRLNVSKLVAVGGREASWLQLGAYNEGSWGEESVLVSDAQAAVDLLRSELRPGDVVLVKASRSAGLERVAQALLEGTVEGEVAGR; encoded by the coding sequence GTGATCGCCCTTTCCCTCGCCGAGATCGCCGACATCACCGGCGGGCGGCCCCACGACATACCGGATCCGTCCGCACAGGTCACCGGTCCCGTGGTCTACGACTCCCGCGAGGTCCGGCCGGGCAGCCTGTTCGCCGCCTTCGTCGGCGAGCGGGTCGACGGCCACGACTACGCCGAACGCGCACTGGCCGCCGGGGCCGTGGGCGTCCTCGCGACCCGGCCCGTGGGCGTACCGGCGATCGTCGTCCCCGACGTGGTGGCCGCCCTCGGGGCGCTCGCCCGGGCCGTCGTCGCCCGCCTGGGCACCGACGTCGTCGCCCTCACCGGCTCCGCGGGCAAGACCTCCACCAAGGACCTCATCGCGCAGGTGCTGCAGCACCACGCGCCGACCGTGTGGACCCCCGGGAACCTCAACAACGAGATCGGCCTGCCGATCACGACGCTGCGCGTCACCGAGGAGACGCAGCACCTGGTCCTGGAGATGGGCGCCCGCGGCATCGGCCACATCAGCTACCTCACCGGGCTGACGCCCCCGCGGATCGGCCTGGTCCTCAACGTCGGCACCGCGCACATCGGCGAGTTCGGCGGCCGGGAGCAGATCGCCCAGGCCAAGGGGGAGCTGGTCGAGGCGCTGCCCGCCGAGGCGGAGGGCGGTGTCGCCGTCCTCAACGCCGACGACCTGCTGGTTCGCGCCATGGCCGGGCGCACGAAGGCCCGTACGGTGCTGTTCGGCGAGGCCGAGGACGCCGAAGTCCGGGCCACCGAAGTCCGCATGACGGACAGGGGACAGGCTTCCTTCACATTGCGAACACCGACCGGGTGCAGCGACGTGACCTTGCGGCTGTACGGTGAGCACCACGTGTCGAACGCGCTCGCCGCGGCCGCCGTTGCCCATGTACTGGGCATGTCCGCCCCGGAGATCGCCACGGCGCTCTCCGGGGCGGGCACGCTGTCCCGGTGGCGGATGGAGGTCACCGAGCGCGCGGACGGTGTGACGATCGTCAACGACGCCTACAACGCGAATCCCGAGTCCATGCGGGCCGCACTGCGCGCGCTCGCCGCGATGGGCGGTGCCGGCAGGGCGAACGGGGGACGCACGTGGGCGGTGCTCGGCCCGATGGCCGAGCTCGGGGACGAGGCTCTCGCCGAGCACGACGCGGTCGGGCGGCTTGTCGTCCGGCTCAACGTGAGCAAGCTCGTCGCAGTCGGGGGCAGGGAAGCCTCGTGGCTGCAACTGGGCGCATATAACGAGGGTTCGTGGGGTGAGGAGTCGGTGCTCGTGTCCGACGCGCAGGCGGCGGTCGACCTGTTGCGCAGTGAACTGCGCCCGGGTGACGTCGTGCTGGTGAAGGCTTCCAGGTCGGCCGGTCTGGAGCGGGTGGCCCAGGCCCTGCTCGAGGGCACTGTCGAGGGCGAGGTCGCCGGTCGATGA
- a CDS encoding UDP-N-acetylmuramoyl-L-alanyl-D-glutamate--2,6-diaminopimelate ligase, which produces MTTITPKPGNRPVADAEAGPSLRDRPAAPGTLTAVPHADQPRTTRKDAPAVPPGAPRPLSARPTPLGELATLLGIPAPAAAQITGITHDSRAVRPGDLYAALPGARTHGADFAAQAAGLGAAAVLTDPAGSERAAATGLPVLAVDDPRGRMGELAAAIYGRPGDDLLQIGITGTSGKTTTAYLVEGGLRAAGRSTGLVGTVEMRIGDERIKSERTTPEATDLQALFAVMRERGVEAVAMEVSSHALVLGRVDGCVFDVAVFNNLSPEHMEFHSDMEDYFQAKAGLFTTRRARLGVVNFDDEYGRRLAKEATIPVVTFSAAGDPGADWRAEDVVFGPASSTLTLLGPEGQRVRAAAPLPGPFNVANTVAAIVTLAAAGLDPQTAADGVAAVPGVPGRLERVDAGQPYLAVVDYAHKTDAVESVLRALREVTEGKLHIVLGCGGDRDTTKRAPMGAAAARYADVAVLTSDNPRSEDPLVILAAMFEGAVSVPPAERGTVLVDADRAAAIAAAVARARPGDTVLVAGKGHEQGQDTAGVVRPFDDRAVLRAAIEHQAVLDQAAVPDRTTKVRQAEVNQ; this is translated from the coding sequence GTGACAACGATCACCCCGAAACCCGGGAACCGGCCGGTTGCCGACGCCGAGGCCGGGCCCTCGCTTCGCGACCGGCCCGCCGCGCCCGGTACGCTCACCGCCGTGCCCCACGCTGATCAGCCCAGAACCACCCGGAAAGACGCCCCGGCAGTGCCGCCGGGAGCGCCCAGGCCCCTGTCCGCCCGCCCGACCCCCCTGGGCGAGCTGGCCACCCTGCTGGGCATCCCGGCGCCCGCCGCGGCGCAGATCACCGGGATCACGCACGACTCCCGTGCGGTCCGTCCCGGTGACCTGTACGCGGCCCTGCCGGGAGCCAGGACGCACGGCGCCGACTTCGCCGCCCAGGCCGCCGGCCTCGGTGCCGCCGCCGTGCTGACCGACCCCGCGGGGTCGGAGCGCGCCGCGGCGACCGGCCTGCCGGTCCTCGCGGTCGACGACCCGCGCGGCCGGATGGGCGAGCTCGCCGCCGCGATCTACGGCCGCCCCGGCGACGACCTGCTCCAGATCGGCATCACCGGAACCTCCGGCAAGACCACCACGGCGTACCTCGTCGAGGGCGGTCTGCGCGCGGCGGGCCGCAGCACCGGACTGGTCGGCACCGTCGAGATGCGCATCGGCGACGAGCGCATCAAGTCCGAGCGGACCACTCCCGAGGCCACCGACCTCCAGGCCCTCTTCGCGGTCATGCGCGAACGCGGCGTCGAGGCCGTGGCGATGGAGGTCTCCAGCCACGCGCTGGTGCTCGGCCGGGTCGACGGCTGCGTCTTCGACGTCGCCGTCTTCAACAACCTGAGCCCCGAGCACATGGAGTTCCACTCCGACATGGAGGACTACTTCCAGGCCAAGGCGGGGCTCTTCACGACCCGCCGGGCCCGCCTGGGCGTGGTCAACTTCGACGACGAGTACGGCCGCCGCCTGGCCAAGGAGGCGACGATCCCGGTCGTCACCTTCTCCGCCGCCGGCGACCCGGGCGCCGACTGGCGCGCCGAGGACGTCGTGTTCGGGCCGGCGAGCTCCACCCTGACCCTGCTGGGCCCCGAAGGACAGCGCGTACGGGCCGCCGCGCCGCTGCCCGGCCCGTTCAACGTGGCCAACACCGTCGCCGCGATCGTCACCCTCGCCGCCGCCGGCCTCGACCCGCAGACCGCCGCCGACGGCGTCGCCGCGGTCCCCGGGGTCCCCGGCCGGCTGGAGCGGGTGGACGCGGGACAGCCCTACCTCGCCGTCGTCGACTACGCGCACAAGACGGACGCCGTGGAATCGGTCCTGCGCGCGCTGCGCGAGGTCACCGAGGGCAAGCTGCACATCGTGCTCGGCTGCGGCGGCGACCGCGACACCACCAAGCGCGCCCCGATGGGCGCCGCGGCCGCCCGGTACGCCGACGTGGCCGTCCTGACCTCCGACAACCCGCGCTCCGAGGACCCGCTCGTGATCCTCGCCGCGATGTTCGAGGGCGCCGTGTCCGTCCCGCCCGCCGAGCGGGGCACCGTCCTCGTCGACGCCGACCGGGCCGCGGCCATCGCCGCCGCCGTCGCGCGCGCCCGGCCCGGCGACACCGTGCTGGTGGCGGGCAAGGGCCACGAGCAGGGCCAGGACACCGCCGGTGTCGTACGGCCCTTCGACGACCGAGCCGTGCTCCGCGCCGCGATCGAGCACCAGGCCGTACTCGATCAGGCGGCCGTGCCCGATCGAACGACTAAGGTCCGACAGGCCGAGGTGAACCAGTGA
- a CDS encoding peptidoglycan D,D-transpeptidase FtsI family protein: protein MSPQEPPRRRVPGPARPPRPGDRARAGARPASRPATRRPAAATRPHTIRLGSPRPRLRLVSVGLTLVMLAFVVRLLQVQAVDASTFSAEASKNRYTSVKLAAERGEITDRRGVALATSVDAYDITADPKMFTPQESKAPDAPAQAAALLAPILGKDAKELTAKLSAKNSRYVILAQRQTPQVWNQIKDLQRVFRDKAAADKKNNGPGANVLAGVFKEDSSKRVYPNGDLAAGILGYVNADGKGGGGLESSLDKKLSGKDGEITYAQSGGRKVPTAGSSEKPAVPGEDIALTIDRDIQWAAQSAIAEQVQKSEADRGYVIVQDTRTGEVLAMANAPGFDPNDLSRASSAAMGNAALQDVYEPGSTAKVMSMAAVLEEKKATPETRVEVPNRLHRGDRLFKDDIDHPTWYLTLNGVLAKSSNIGTILATGQLGPTQPESNKVLHSYLTKFGIGRPTGLGYPGESRGILAEPKDWSTSQQYTIPFGQGLSLNAMQAASVYSTIANDGVRIEPTLVRGTKGPDGRFTPAPAPEQRRVISSETAKTLAAMLESVVDDQEGTGTKAKIPGYRVGGKTGTSNRVDPATGRYKGYTASFAGFAPADNPRITVYCAIQNPTKGSYFGGQICGPIYKKVMEFALKTLQIAPTGTAPAGLPVTYEPGPQPAPQPSPQPGP, encoded by the coding sequence GTGAGCCCGCAGGAGCCGCCTCGGCGGCGGGTACCGGGACCGGCCAGGCCCCCCCGCCCGGGCGACCGGGCCCGGGCGGGCGCCCGCCCGGCCTCCCGCCCGGCGACCCGCCGGCCCGCGGCGGCCACACGGCCCCACACCATCCGGCTCGGCAGCCCCCGCCCCCGGCTCCGCCTCGTCAGCGTCGGCCTGACCCTCGTCATGCTCGCCTTCGTCGTCCGGCTGCTCCAGGTGCAGGCCGTCGACGCCTCGACCTTCTCCGCCGAGGCCTCCAAGAACCGCTACACCAGCGTCAAGCTGGCCGCCGAGCGCGGCGAGATCACCGACCGCCGCGGCGTGGCCCTCGCCACCAGCGTCGACGCGTACGACATCACCGCCGACCCGAAGATGTTCACCCCGCAGGAGAGCAAGGCCCCGGACGCCCCCGCGCAGGCCGCCGCCCTCCTCGCGCCCATCCTCGGCAAGGACGCCAAGGAGCTCACCGCCAAGCTGAGCGCCAAGAACAGCCGGTACGTGATCCTGGCCCAGCGCCAGACCCCCCAGGTCTGGAACCAGATCAAGGACCTCCAGCGCGTCTTCCGGGACAAGGCGGCGGCCGACAAGAAGAACAACGGCCCCGGCGCCAACGTCCTCGCCGGCGTGTTCAAGGAGGACAGCAGCAAGCGTGTGTACCCGAACGGCGACCTCGCCGCCGGGATACTGGGTTACGTCAACGCCGACGGCAAGGGCGGCGGCGGCCTGGAGTCCTCCCTCGACAAGAAGCTGTCGGGCAAGGACGGCGAGATCACGTACGCCCAGTCCGGCGGTCGCAAGGTCCCCACGGCCGGCTCCAGCGAGAAGCCCGCCGTCCCCGGCGAGGACATCGCGCTCACCATCGACCGGGACATCCAGTGGGCGGCCCAGAGCGCCATCGCCGAGCAGGTCCAGAAGTCCGAGGCCGACCGCGGCTACGTCATCGTGCAGGACACCCGCACCGGCGAGGTGCTGGCCATGGCCAACGCCCCCGGTTTCGACCCCAACGACCTGAGCAGGGCCAGCTCCGCCGCCATGGGCAACGCCGCGCTCCAGGACGTGTACGAGCCCGGCTCCACCGCCAAGGTGATGTCTATGGCCGCCGTGCTGGAGGAGAAGAAGGCCACCCCCGAGACCCGCGTCGAGGTCCCCAACCGGCTGCACCGCGGCGACCGGCTGTTCAAGGACGACATCGACCACCCGACCTGGTACCTGACCCTCAACGGGGTCCTCGCCAAGTCCTCCAACATCGGCACGATCCTGGCCACCGGCCAGCTCGGACCCACCCAGCCCGAGTCCAACAAGGTCCTGCACTCCTACCTGACCAAGTTCGGCATCGGCCGGCCCACCGGGCTGGGCTATCCCGGCGAGTCCCGCGGCATCCTCGCCGAGCCCAAGGACTGGTCCACCTCCCAGCAGTACACGATTCCTTTCGGCCAGGGCCTGTCCCTCAACGCCATGCAGGCGGCCTCCGTGTACTCGACCATCGCCAACGACGGGGTCCGGATCGAGCCGACCCTGGTGCGCGGCACCAAGGGACCCGACGGCCGCTTCACCCCGGCCCCGGCCCCCGAGCAGCGCCGCGTGATCAGCTCGGAGACCGCCAAGACCCTCGCCGCGATGCTCGAATCCGTCGTCGACGACCAGGAGGGCACCGGCACCAAGGCGAAGATCCCCGGCTACCGGGTCGGCGGCAAGACCGGCACCTCCAACCGGGTGGATCCGGCCACCGGCCGCTACAAGGGCTACACGGCCTCCTTCGCCGGCTTCGCACCCGCGGACAACCCGCGGATCACCGTCTACTGCGCCATCCAGAACCCCACGAAGGGCAGTTACTTCGGCGGCCAGATCTGCGGCCCCATCTACAAGAAGGTCATGGAGTTCGCCCTCAAGACCCTTCAGATCGCCCCCACCGGAACCGCCCCCGCCGGGCTGCCGGTCACCTACGAACCCGGCCCGCAGCCCGCCCCGCAGCCCAGTCCGCAGCCCGGTCCGTGA
- the rsmH gene encoding 16S rRNA (cytosine(1402)-N(4))-methyltransferase RsmH → MLQRCLDLLAPALERPGAVVVDCTLGLGGHSEALLTRFPEAHLIGLDRDKEALRLSGERLAPFGDRATLVHAIYADLAEVLDGLGIPTVQGILFDLGVSSMQLDEADRGFAYAQDAPLDMRMDQTTGISAAEVLNTYAPGELVRILRQYGEEKQAKRIVSAVVRERDKEPFTNSARLVELIRDSLPQAAKRTGGNPAKRTFQALRIEVNGELSGLEKAIPAAVDRIAVGGRIAVLSYHSLEDRLVKQVFAAGAASTAPPGLPVVPEKYQPKLKLLTRGAELPTEEEIAENRRAAPARFRGVERIREARL, encoded by the coding sequence ATGCTCCAGCGGTGCCTGGACCTGTTGGCCCCGGCGCTGGAGAGGCCCGGGGCCGTCGTCGTCGACTGCACCCTCGGCCTCGGCGGCCACAGCGAGGCCCTGCTGACCCGGTTCCCCGAGGCCCACCTGATCGGCCTCGACCGCGACAAGGAAGCCCTGCGGCTCTCCGGTGAACGCCTCGCACCCTTCGGCGACCGGGCCACCCTCGTCCACGCGATCTACGCCGACCTCGCCGAGGTCCTCGACGGGCTCGGCATCCCCACCGTCCAGGGCATCCTCTTCGACCTGGGCGTCTCCTCCATGCAGCTGGACGAGGCCGACCGCGGGTTCGCGTACGCGCAGGACGCGCCGCTGGACATGCGCATGGACCAGACGACCGGCATCAGCGCCGCCGAGGTCCTGAACACCTACGCGCCGGGCGAGCTCGTCCGGATCCTGCGCCAGTACGGCGAGGAGAAGCAGGCCAAGCGCATCGTCTCCGCCGTCGTCCGGGAGCGGGACAAGGAGCCCTTCACCAACAGCGCCCGGCTCGTGGAACTGATCCGCGACTCCCTGCCGCAGGCGGCCAAGCGAACCGGCGGCAACCCGGCGAAGCGGACCTTCCAGGCCCTGCGGATCGAGGTCAACGGCGAGCTCTCCGGCCTGGAGAAGGCCATCCCGGCGGCGGTGGACCGGATCGCGGTCGGCGGCCGGATCGCGGTGCTCTCGTACCACTCGCTCGAGGACCGCCTGGTCAAGCAGGTCTTCGCGGCCGGCGCGGCCTCCACGGCCCCGCCCGGGCTGCCGGTCGTACCGGAGAAGTACCAGCCGAAGCTGAAGCTGCTGACGCGCGGAGCGGAACTGCCGACCGAGGAGGAGATCGCCGAGAACCGGCGGGCCGCCCCGGCGAGGTTCCGCGGGGTCGAACGCATCCGGGAGGCGCGGCTGTGA
- a CDS encoding beta-class carbonic anhydrase, giving the protein MTFFVRPHARPLPAVTINVVGMTTSASLPAESASEASVGGSVTDRLVEANQRYAAEFTDPGMDARPVLHVAVVACMDARLDLHKALGLELGDCHTIRNAGGVVTDDTIRSLTISQRALGTRTVILIHHTGCGLESLTEDFRHELEDEVGQRPAWAVEAFRDVDQDVRQSMQRVRTNPFLPHKDDVRGFVFDVHTGLLREIDPSS; this is encoded by the coding sequence TTGACGTTCTTTGTCCGCCCTCACGCGAGGCCTTTACCGGCCGTGACCATTAACGTCGTAGGCATGACGACTTCCGCATCCCTGCCTGCAGAGTCCGCGTCCGAGGCATCCGTCGGCGGATCCGTCACCGACCGGCTGGTCGAGGCGAATCAGCGTTACGCCGCGGAGTTCACCGACCCCGGGATGGACGCCCGCCCGGTGCTCCACGTCGCCGTGGTGGCCTGTATGGACGCCCGCCTCGACCTGCACAAGGCGCTCGGCCTGGAGCTCGGCGACTGCCACACGATCCGCAACGCCGGCGGCGTGGTCACGGACGACACCATCCGTTCCCTCACCATCAGCCAGCGGGCCCTCGGCACCCGCACGGTGATACTCATCCACCACACCGGCTGCGGTCTCGAAAGTCTGACCGAGGACTTCCGGCACGAGCTGGAGGACGAAGTCGGCCAGCGTCCGGCCTGGGCCGTCGAGGCCTTCCGGGACGTGGACCAGGACGTCCGCCAGTCCATGCAGCGGGTTCGCACCAACCCGTTCCTGCCCCACAAGGACGATGTGCGAGGCTTCGTCTTCGACGTGCACACCGGGCTCCTGCGGGAGATCGATCCCAGCTCTTGA
- a CDS encoding AAA family ATPase encodes MTTYDDRASLADLTSTAERVRQSVESVIEGKPEVVRLALTVLLAEGHLLIEDVPGVGKTMLAKTLAKSIDCSVQRIQFTPDLLPSDITGVSIYDQQLREFEFKPGAIFAQIVIGDEINRASPKTQSALLESMEERQVTIDGTTYALPSPFMVVATQNPVEMEGTYPLPEAQRDRFMARVSVGYPSPEAELQMLDVHGGVSPLDDLTAVAHAHEIIKLIEAVREVYVAEPVRRYVVDLVAATRSHPDLRLGASPRATLHLLRAVKASAALAGRDYVLPDDVQALAAPVLAHRLLPTAQAQLNRRTAEQVVHDILQRTPVPAAHARGEMPPGAGIRGF; translated from the coding sequence GTGACGACGTATGACGACCGAGCGAGCCTCGCGGATCTGACCAGCACGGCGGAGCGGGTGCGCCAGTCGGTCGAGAGCGTGATCGAGGGCAAGCCCGAGGTCGTACGCCTCGCGCTGACCGTGCTGCTCGCCGAGGGGCACCTGCTGATCGAGGACGTCCCCGGCGTCGGCAAGACGATGCTCGCCAAGACGCTGGCCAAGTCCATCGACTGCTCGGTTCAGCGCATCCAGTTCACGCCGGACCTGCTGCCCTCCGACATCACCGGTGTCAGCATCTACGACCAGCAGCTGCGCGAGTTCGAGTTCAAGCCCGGCGCGATCTTCGCGCAGATCGTGATCGGCGACGAGATCAACCGCGCCTCGCCGAAGACCCAGTCCGCGCTGCTGGAGTCGATGGAGGAGCGCCAGGTCACCATCGACGGCACGACCTACGCGCTGCCGAGCCCGTTCATGGTCGTCGCCACCCAGAACCCGGTGGAGATGGAGGGCACGTACCCGCTGCCCGAGGCCCAGCGCGACCGCTTCATGGCCCGCGTCTCCGTCGGCTACCCCAGCCCCGAGGCCGAGCTCCAGATGCTCGACGTGCACGGCGGGGTCTCCCCGCTCGACGACCTGACGGCCGTCGCGCACGCCCACGAGATCATCAAGCTCATCGAGGCCGTCCGCGAGGTGTACGTGGCCGAGCCCGTCCGGCGCTACGTCGTCGACCTGGTCGCCGCCACCCGCAGCCACCCGGACCTGCGGCTCGGCGCCTCGCCCCGCGCCACCCTGCACCTGCTGCGCGCCGTGAAGGCCTCCGCCGCGCTCGCCGGCCGGGACTACGTCCTGCCCGACGACGTCCAGGCCCTGGCCGCCCCGGTCCTCGCGCACCGGCTGCTGCCCACCGCCCAGGCCCAGCTGAACCGGCGCACCGCCGAGCAGGTCGTCCACGACATCCTGCAGCGCACCCCCGTCCCGGCCGCGCACGCCCGCGGCGAGATGCCGCCCGGCGCGGGCATCCGGGGCTTCTGA
- a CDS encoding DUF58 domain-containing protein yields MSAGAPRGAGGPGDGGGFRASLSGLTTRGRSFVAAGIAAATCAYVLGQGELLRVGLLLAALPLICVYALHRTRYRVSGSRRLSPGRVPAGAEARVQLRMDNVSRMPTGLLMLQDRVPYVLGPRPRFVLDRVEPGGRREVSYRVRSDLRGRYPLGPLQLRLTDPFGLVELTRSFSTYDTLTVIPRTEPLPPVRLTGESNGYGDGSRRSLALAGDDDVIPRGYRRGDDLRRVHWRSTARYGELMVRREEQPQRSRATVLLDTRRLAFDGAGPDSAFEWAVSAAASSLVHVLEQGFSARLLTDTGDSVPGDGGGGFSAGGQESAEAAGLMMDTLAVVGHSDGAGLSRAYDAVRGGGAGSFGGGGGDGLLIAFLGDLDDVQTDLAAKMRQRTSGAVAFVLDSAAWGGQPAPGHAVTPLEERLRRLRDAGWTALAAPPGVAFGELWRQAGTARVGTGTSGGRA; encoded by the coding sequence ATGAGCGCCGGTGCCCCGCGCGGCGCCGGCGGCCCGGGGGACGGCGGCGGGTTCCGCGCGTCGCTGTCCGGGCTGACCACCCGCGGCCGCTCGTTCGTGGCCGCCGGGATAGCCGCCGCCACCTGCGCCTACGTCCTGGGCCAGGGCGAACTGCTCCGGGTCGGCCTGCTGCTCGCCGCCCTGCCGCTGATCTGCGTCTACGCCCTGCACCGCACCCGCTACCGGGTCTCCGGCAGCCGCAGGCTGAGCCCCGGACGGGTGCCCGCGGGCGCCGAGGCCCGGGTGCAGCTGCGCATGGACAACGTCTCCCGGATGCCCACCGGCCTGCTGATGCTCCAGGACCGGGTGCCCTACGTGCTGGGCCCGCGCCCGCGCTTCGTCCTGGACCGGGTCGAGCCCGGCGGGCGCCGCGAGGTGTCCTACCGGGTCCGCTCCGACCTGCGCGGCCGTTATCCGCTGGGCCCGCTCCAGCTGCGGCTGACCGACCCCTTCGGACTGGTCGAGCTGACCCGCTCCTTCAGCACCTACGACACCCTCACCGTCATCCCGCGCACCGAGCCCCTGCCGCCGGTCCGGCTGACCGGCGAGTCCAACGGCTACGGCGACGGCAGCCGCCGCTCGCTGGCCCTGGCCGGTGACGACGACGTGATCCCGCGCGGCTACCGGCGCGGCGACGACCTGCGCCGGGTGCACTGGCGCTCCACGGCCCGCTACGGCGAGCTGATGGTCCGCCGGGAGGAACAGCCGCAGCGCAGCCGGGCCACCGTCCTGCTGGACACCCGGCGCCTCGCCTTCGACGGCGCGGGCCCCGACTCCGCCTTCGAGTGGGCCGTCTCGGCGGCCGCCTCCAGCCTCGTGCACGTGCTGGAGCAGGGCTTCTCGGCGCGGCTGCTCACGGACACCGGCGACTCGGTGCCCGGCGACGGCGGAGGCGGCTTCTCCGCCGGCGGCCAGGAGTCCGCGGAGGCCGCCGGGCTGATGATGGACACGCTCGCGGTGGTCGGGCACTCCGACGGCGCCGGCCTCTCACGGGCCTACGACGCGGTGCGCGGCGGTGGCGCGGGAAGCTTCGGCGGAGGCGGCGGTGACGGGCTCCTCATCGCCTTCCTCGGCGACCTGGACGACGTACAGACGGACCTGGCGGCCAAGATGCGCCAGCGCACCTCGGGTGCGGTGGCCTTCGTACTGGACTCCGCGGCCTGGGGCGGGCAGCCCGCACCCGGTCACGCCGTGACCCCGCTGGAGGAGCGGCTGCGCAGGCTGCGCGACGCGGGCTGGACGGCACTGGCCGCCCCGCCCGGGGTGGCCTTCGGCGAGCTGTGGCGACAGGCCGGCACCGCTCGCGTCGGTACGGGGACTTCCGGAGGTCGGGCATGA